The Heteronotia binoei isolate CCM8104 ecotype False Entrance Well chromosome 6, APGP_CSIRO_Hbin_v1, whole genome shotgun sequence genomic sequence GAAATGGATTGAATTGAAATGCATGAATGTTATGTCTCTTTGCGCGCCCCCCCTTCCACTTTTGTTTTGACTGGTGTTTTCAGACTGTAGTACTGAAAAAGAGAACGAACGTGTACATCTTATGGCCGTAGGTCATTTTAACAAACAGTTGGCCTTGCACACTTTGGCAAGGAGGGGGGGGTGATATTAGCCaataaaggcaaataagagaGCTAGACAAGTTTTTTTTCTTACGTGAGACAGTATCGTACGCATATCCTGCGAATCTTACAAAGATTGGCGGCCTGTTCTAACTTCTTCTTTTAAGctagttttctttctttcataatAGAATTGTTCGTTGCAAAACGGCTATAattcttttttggaggggggagtagGGCGGTCCCATTTTCCGGGTGGTGTATAGAATCGTGCGTATAGCACAGGAGGCGAGAAGGCGTTTATCATTCGACACAGGAAGGCAATACTGTATGAAAGATCTGTTGAATGAGAACTCCAGAAGAAAGGATaatagaattggggggggggggggggatcattgcATATTTATAATAAATTGCTTAGGGGAACTTTAAGATATCCCCCCTTGAGACATGTACAGAAAGAGGTGATAAAGATGTCCTTATATATACATTCACCTGAAAATATCCTATGAACTGTGGTTAACGCTTGTTGCTGTATTTTAGCTAATGAAATAGATAGGGCCGGCGACTTGGGAAGAAATCCCATTTTCTGTTAAGGTTTGCCAGTCCCTTTCTTAGAGCAGAGTGAAAAGGGAGAAAGTGGCAAATGTTCTATGTATGTAtgggtgttttttgttttaaattttctatggaaagaaagaaagaaagaaagaaagaaagaaagaaagaaagaaagaaagaaagaaagaaagaaagaaagaaagaaagaaagaaagaaagaaagaaagaaagaaagaaagaaagaaagaaagagagagagagagagaaagatctgTGCAAAAGACTAAGAGTGTGAGGAGTGGTTTCTTATTTCTTGAAAAGATCCTGTACTGTAATGAATCTCTCTGACAAGCTAATTAGCATTTCTTTGGCTGTCAGATTTAGCCAAGTAGGTATGACAAACAGAGCAGCCTCAGTGGCTAGAGAGTGGCATGTGATATTGAGTGAAATAATATTTGAAATAATGGAAAAGAGATCTAAAGACGCTTGAGGGGTGAATGCAGGTGTCTTTTATAGTGCTGGAGCCAAGgaggggaaaacacacacacaccataactAGAGTAGAGCTCGCAGTCTTGAATGGAAGAGATAAATGAAAGCACTCCAGAAGACACTGGCTCTTGCAAGCCACAAGACTGTAATGGAACAGCCCGGCTTAACTGTAACCAACCTACCTCTGCTCCTACAGGCGCTTGTTTGGGAAATATCCAGAGACATCCGAAGATAAGGCAGgtggaaggggaaaggaagcttCAGAAGGCTGAAGGCCTTGTACTTAAGGGGTCTACAGGGAATTTCTTGAAAGGGATGGGAAGGTCTAGGGCCTACACGCTTCCGGGAGTGTAGGATCTCCCTCATCGGGAATTGTTCAGCCAGGCAACACTGAAACTTGGTTGAGGGGATTTAAGGGGTGTGGAAGCTTGGCTGCTTGAGGAgcacattcttttttttaaaggcacagcGTTTTCCCTTCAACCACACACAAACACGTGTTTTCTAGTTCATCCCGTGCATTCCTCCTTTGCCGCCCCCCACTCCACGTATGGGAAAGCAACGGGTGTCCTTGTCGTCTACGCAATGCTTAGCCACTTCAAGGAGACTTTGAAGCCGAAGGGAGGCAGGAGGAAAAGCCCCCTTCTCCCCAGGGCTCACGTCGGGCTTGGGCCTTGTGGGGGCCTTCTGGCTGACCTTCTGCTttcgcctctcccctccccccccccggctgcagGTCAAAGTGTGGTTCCAGAACCGGCGCACCAAGCAGAAGAAGGACCAAGGCAAAGACTCGGAGCTGAAGTCGGTGGTGTCGGAGACTGCGGCCACCTGCAGCGTCCTGCGGCTGCTGGAGCAGGGGCGGCTGCTCTCCCCGCCGGGCCTGCCGGGCCTCCTGCCGCCCTGCGCCACCAGCGCCCTGGGCTCGGCTCTGCGCGCTCCCAGCCTGGCCAGCGGCACCTCTGCCTCCGGGCCCGCCGGCGCCTCCCCGCACCCGCCCGCAGTCagcagcgccgccgccgccgccggcccgGCGCACCCTTCCCCGCCCGGGGGGCACAACCTCTTTAGCCTGCCGGTGCCCACCCTGCTGGGCTCCGTGGCCAGCCGTCTCTCCGCCAACCCCCTGGCCATGGCCGGCTCCCTGGCGGGCAACTTGCAAGAACTCTCCGCCAGGTATCTCAGCTCGTCCGCCTTCGAGCCCTACTCCCGGACGGCCAACAAAGACGGCGCCGCCGAGAAGAAGGCCACCTTGGACTGACTCTCAGCCGCCACTCGCTCCCGGCGGTGCCTCCTCTTTCGAGCCTCGCGTGGCCCCACGGGTTTCAGGAGTCCCCTCCACCGTCGGCGCCCCCCGCCTCTGCTATCCCCCCACCCGATCCCCACCCAGCCCACTCAGCCTCCCGGGGCGGCGGGACCCCTGTCCCACTTGGCCCCGGCGCTTTCTCCCGCGGCCTGGCAACTCGAAGGACTGGAGGAGTCAGAGCACTTAAAGACATCGCTGAGCAGCAGCCCCGACGCCACCCCAGGGCCGCCAAAACGACAGCAAGAGCAGACACCAGAGCTCCgggaagtggggggtgggagatGGCCTAGTCGTGAGGGCCGGAGATGGTGAAGGTGGGGGAACGGTGAAGTTAACGCGGAAtaatggcggggggaggggggaagagaattATTAATGCTGAAACAGAAGCCTTTCATTTCCAGTCTTGATTGCCAATATGAAAAGGATCCACTTTATGAAACTGGGGTTTGGCAGAGGGTGCCAAGGAGGAGTGGTTTAAAGGGGCCAGGCTGATTGGACTTTCTATAGACAGACTATCTGGTGTTCTCTACAGAGCAGAC encodes the following:
- the VAX1 gene encoding ventral anterior homeobox 1, with protein sequence MFGKQDKMDVRCNPELEGARVVSKNGHKESKESKGCEGNIPASFLKDPQGTFAASGVSEDCSKSKSSSADPDYCRRILVRDAKGSIREIILPKGLDLDRPKRTRTSFTAEQLYRLEMEFQRCQYVVGRERTELARQLNLSETQVKVWFQNRRTKQKKDQGKDSELKSVVSETAATCSVLRLLEQGRLLSPPGLPGLLPPCATSALGSALRAPSLASGTSASGPAGASPHPPAVSSAAAAAGPAHPSPPGGHNLFSLPVPTLLGSVASRLSANPLAMAGSLAGNLQELSARYLSSSAFEPYSRTANKDGAAEKKATLD